A region of Hydrogenimonas cancrithermarum DNA encodes the following proteins:
- a CDS encoding dihydrolipoyl dehydrogenase family protein: MEYDYDIVFLGGGLNYAGAVVASKARLKCALVEKNPAHLGGTCLHNGCIPSKMYLAAADTVRASKKAHFSGSLSLDMAKLDEEKEALLARATKAIMKQCENVEIVEGEGVLTAPHTIEADGKTVTGRYVIIGTGSRPFIPEGIVYDSHSVITSDEVLNMREFPERIAIYGDGAIGLEMASFFASVGVETELIWRHDTLLRKAHPKISENAMKQMEALGVTLLPDHSIETAKKAKKGVHIRFSDGSEHHVPKLLVATGRRPNVEAVRNDAVAVDKRGIVTDEHFETTCKDHYAVGDCNGKLQLAHAARAEVLYVVRQILGEKPEPLNLNHVVKFIHTLPCSYAVVGETRSELEKRGVEYKESVVPLSGLPFPHTHDGDLGVMVVYADEDRFIMGGEVFCPGAEEIIAVVSMALAGEMDVKLARRTILAHPTFSESLERAFDRL; this comes from the coding sequence ATGGAGTACGATTACGATATCGTTTTTTTGGGCGGCGGCCTCAACTATGCGGGTGCCGTCGTGGCCTCGAAGGCGAGGCTGAAGTGTGCACTGGTGGAGAAAAACCCGGCGCATCTTGGTGGGACATGTCTGCACAACGGCTGTATCCCTTCCAAAATGTACCTGGCGGCCGCCGATACGGTGCGGGCGTCGAAAAAAGCGCATTTCAGTGGGTCGCTTTCGCTCGATATGGCGAAACTGGACGAAGAGAAGGAAGCGCTTCTGGCGCGGGCGACGAAAGCGATCATGAAGCAGTGCGAAAATGTGGAGATCGTCGAGGGGGAGGGCGTCCTGACGGCGCCGCACACCATAGAAGCAGACGGTAAAACCGTCACGGGAAGGTATGTGATCATCGGAACCGGTTCGCGCCCTTTCATTCCGGAGGGGATCGTTTACGACAGCCATTCGGTCATCACCAGCGACGAAGTTCTCAATATGCGGGAGTTTCCGGAAAGGATCGCCATCTACGGAGATGGTGCCATCGGGTTGGAAATGGCGAGCTTTTTCGCTTCCGTCGGTGTGGAGACGGAGCTAATCTGGCGCCACGACACGCTGCTGCGAAAAGCGCACCCGAAGATTTCGGAAAACGCCATGAAACAGATGGAGGCACTCGGCGTGACGCTGCTGCCCGACCACTCCATCGAAACGGCCAAAAAGGCGAAAAAGGGCGTGCACATCCGTTTTTCCGACGGATCGGAACACCATGTACCCAAACTCCTGGTCGCCACGGGACGCCGCCCCAACGTGGAAGCGGTTCGTAACGATGCCGTCGCTGTGGACAAACGCGGCATCGTTACCGACGAACATTTCGAAACGACCTGCAAAGACCATTATGCCGTCGGAGATTGCAACGGCAAACTTCAGCTCGCCCATGCGGCGAGGGCGGAAGTGCTCTATGTCGTCAGGCAGATTCTGGGCGAAAAACCGGAGCCTCTGAATCTGAATCATGTCGTGAAGTTCATCCATACCCTCCCATGCTCCTACGCGGTCGTGGGGGAAACCCGAAGCGAACTGGAAAAACGGGGCGTGGAGTACAAAGAGAGTGTCGTACCGTTGTCGGGGCTACCGTTTCCTCACACCCACGACGGAGACCTGGGCGTCATGGTGGTCTACGCCGACGAAGATAGGTTCATCATGGGCGGAGAGGTTTTCTGCCCGGGTGCCGAAGAGATCATTGCCGTCGTTTCGATGGCTCTGGCTGGGGAGATGGACGTAAAGCTGGCCAGGCGCACCATTCTCGCCCATCCGACTTTTTCCGAATCTCTCGAAAGGGCATTCGATCGGCTATGA
- a CDS encoding MBL fold metallo-hydrolase RNA specificity domain-containing protein, whose protein sequence is MAILQSFGAAEVVTGSCHLLRMEKGPTILVDCGMFQGTVEERNFEPFGFDPKKVDILLVTHAHLDHVGRIPKLVKEGFQGRIVTLKSTMELAEVVMLDSAHLMLEEYETRYRKAQRRGAEASVRQPLYTPDDVQLVYDLPMVFVEYDKPMEIAKGIVATFRNAGHILDSATIELDIYENGMEKKVVFSGDLGNHNDMVMRNPEYVEKADTLFIESTYGDRNHKGIAESVEEFKKIVVDTLLNQGNVLIPSFAIERTQEILCLLKRMYDEKKLPQCRIFLDSPMAIRATRLYDEYHEELSRECNDYLKRDGTIFEFPWVEYTSKPEESKKINEIESGCIIIAGSGMCTGGRILHHFKHRLWNEKNALLFVGYQAEGTLGRRIVNGERHLRIYHEEVVVRASIHTINGFSAHADQSELIDWMRRFERLDKIFLIHGEYDKQKIFKSAIAEKLAKKAHIVEPEEKIYV, encoded by the coding sequence ATGGCGATTTTGCAATCGTTCGGAGCGGCCGAAGTGGTAACGGGCTCTTGTCATTTGCTCCGTATGGAGAAGGGACCGACGATTCTCGTGGATTGCGGTATGTTTCAAGGCACTGTTGAGGAGAGAAACTTCGAACCCTTCGGATTCGATCCAAAAAAGGTGGACATTCTACTAGTTACCCACGCGCACCTTGACCATGTAGGACGGATTCCGAAATTGGTGAAAGAGGGGTTCCAGGGGCGCATCGTGACACTTAAATCGACGATGGAACTCGCGGAAGTTGTGATGCTCGATAGCGCCCATCTGATGCTCGAAGAGTATGAAACTCGTTATCGCAAAGCTCAGCGACGGGGTGCGGAAGCGAGTGTACGACAACCGCTCTATACACCCGATGACGTTCAGTTGGTGTATGATCTGCCAATGGTGTTCGTGGAGTACGATAAACCGATGGAGATCGCAAAAGGTATCGTGGCTACTTTCCGAAATGCGGGGCACATTCTCGATTCGGCCACGATCGAACTGGATATCTATGAGAACGGTATGGAGAAAAAAGTCGTTTTCAGTGGCGATCTAGGCAACCATAACGATATGGTGATGCGAAATCCCGAATATGTCGAAAAAGCCGATACCCTTTTTATCGAGTCGACCTACGGTGATCGTAACCACAAAGGGATCGCAGAGAGTGTTGAAGAGTTTAAAAAAATCGTCGTCGATACACTGTTGAATCAGGGGAATGTGCTCATTCCCTCTTTCGCCATCGAAAGGACCCAGGAGATTCTCTGTCTATTGAAACGGATGTATGATGAGAAAAAGCTTCCGCAGTGCCGTATCTTTCTCGATTCTCCGATGGCCATTCGCGCTACAAGACTCTATGACGAATATCATGAGGAGTTGAGCCGGGAGTGCAACGACTATCTCAAACGCGACGGCACGATTTTCGAGTTTCCCTGGGTCGAATATACTTCCAAACCAGAAGAGTCCAAGAAGATCAACGAGATCGAGAGCGGATGCATCATCATCGCCGGAAGTGGTATGTGTACAGGCGGACGGATTCTCCACCATTTCAAACACCGTCTCTGGAACGAAAAGAACGCTCTTCTTTTTGTTGGATATCAAGCCGAAGGAACCCTGGGACGGCGCATCGTGAATGGTGAAAGACATCTTCGTATTTACCATGAAGAGGTAGTGGTACGTGCGAGTATACATACAATCAACGGATTTTCGGCTCATGCCGACCAGAGCGAGCTGATCGATTGGATGCGGAGATTCGAACGGCTAGACAAGATTTTCCTGATCCACGGCGAATACGATAAACAGAAGATTTTTAAAAGTGCGATCGCCGAAAAACTCGCCAAAAAGGCGCATATCGTCGAAC